The genomic segment TAGGGGACTGACGACGGCAACGTTTTGACCAGACAAGATTTGAACAGTTCTTCACGCTTCAGATTCCGGCTCACAGCAGCGTGGGCGTCGCGGCCCGACGGCGTCCGTCCAAGGCACCAATCACAAAAAGGTGCAAAACGTGGAAAACGTGGACACCCACTTTCCCCCGCCGAAGAAGCAAAGAACGGCGGGTGTACACGTCCCACCGCTTAACCTCGATCAGAGCCGGGTCGGCGATTATTGGGGAGTTTCCGCTCTGACAATTATCGGCCGCCTCCGCCCCGGGGTCACGTTCCAGCAGGCACGCGCCGAAACCCGCCTTCTGCTCCCCCGGATCGCGGCGATGTTTCCGTGGAAAATGCCTGACAGCATGTGGAAGGCGGCGAGTGTGATCCCGCTGCAGAATGACCTCGTGGGCGATGTGCGTGTCAAACTGCTCATTCTTCTGGGCGCGACCGCTCTGATCCTCTTGATCGCGTGCGTCAACGTTGCGAACCTCCTCCTGGCCCGGGCTGCAGCGCGGTGGAGGGAGATCGCGCTGCGCGCGGCGCTCGGCGCGGGATGCTGGCGCATCTTCCGGCAACTTCTGATCGAGAGCATCCTGTTGGGGCTTTGCGGCGGGGCGCTGGGACTGGTGTTGACCGGAAACGGCATTTCGTTGTTGAAGGCCCTCCTCCCGGCCGATACGCCGCAAATGGCAGGGATTGAAATCGACTGGCGCGTGCTCGGCTTTGCGGCGGCGGCCGCCCTTTTCACAGGACTTGTCTTTGGCCTCGTACCGGCCATTCACCTTTCGAGGGTCGACCTGAGCACGGCCATCAAAAGCGGCGGCCGGAATACCGGCGAGGTTTCGAGCCATCGGCTGCAAGGACTGCTCGCGACCGCGGAATTCGCGTTGGCAGTGGTCCTGGTCGTCGCAGCCGGTCTCCTCGCGAAGAGTCTGTGGCAATTGTCCAGAGTCAATCCCGGATTCGAAACGCAGTCGATGCTCAGTGCCCGGATCACTCCAAACCAGGGGTATTGCAGCGAACCTGGGCGTTGCGGGGCCTTCTACACTTCCCTTCTCGATCGTGCCCGTTCATTGCCCGGAGTGCAGGACGCTGCGATGGTGAATGTACTCCCTCTCAACGGCAGGGTCAGCGGTTTTGCCTCCGACATCGAGGATCATCCCAGGCCTGCCGGCGATCCAGCGCCGATGCTGTTCGAGAGTGTAATCACTCCCGACTATCTGCATGTCATGGGGATTCCGCTTTTGCGCGGCCGGCCGCTGACCGATTCGGATACACGGCCTGATGCGGCGCCGGTCGCGCTGATTACCGCAGCCACGGCGCGCAAATACTGGCCCGACCGCGACCCCATCGGCAAGCACATCAAGCCGGTGTTCGTAAAGGATTGGATCACAATCGTAGGAGTAGCAGGCGATGTCGCGCAAAACAGCTTGGCCGCACCGTCGGCTGACTGGAGCGACGGCGCGATCTACGTGCCTTATGGAAACTCGACCTTGTTCACGCCGCGACACGGCAGGCAACTGCCGACGGCCATGACCCTGGTATTGCGCACGGCAATCGATCCTTCCATCATCGCCGGATCGCTTCCTTCGGTCGTCTCGAGCCTGAATAGAGAAGCTCCCGTAAGCGAAGTCCAGACTTTCAGCACACTGGTTTCCAGTTCCGTTTCCGGCCCTCGCTCGACCACGGCGTTGTTTGCATCCTTCGCCCTCCTCGCACTCGTGCTTGGCTCTGTTGGCCTCTACGGCGTAGTTTCCTATTCCGTCGCTTCGCGCGCCTCCGAAATCGGCCTGCGAATGGCCATGGGCGCAAGGCCGATCGACATCATGAGCCTGGTGATCGAACAGGGGCTCCGGATCGCGCTCACCGGGCTGTCCGCGGGAATTGTGGGAGGCCTGGCGGCCACAAAGCTCATGAAGAGCCTTCTCTTTGACGTCAGCGCAACGGATCCCCTGATTTTCGTGGCAGTATCGGCTCTGCTCACCGCCGTGACCCTAGCGGCATGC from the Terriglobia bacterium genome contains:
- a CDS encoding ADOP family duplicated permease, coding for MENVDTHFPPPKKQRTAGVHVPPLNLDQSRVGDYWGVSALTIIGRLRPGVTFQQARAETRLLLPRIAAMFPWKMPDSMWKAASVIPLQNDLVGDVRVKLLILLGATALILLIACVNVANLLLARAAARWREIALRAALGAGCWRIFRQLLIESILLGLCGGALGLVLTGNGISLLKALLPADTPQMAGIEIDWRVLGFAAAAALFTGLVFGLVPAIHLSRVDLSTAIKSGGRNTGEVSSHRLQGLLATAEFALAVVLVVAAGLLAKSLWQLSRVNPGFETQSMLSARITPNQGYCSEPGRCGAFYTSLLDRARSLPGVQDAAMVNVLPLNGRVSGFASDIEDHPRPAGDPAPMLFESVITPDYLHVMGIPLLRGRPLTDSDTRPDAAPVALITAATARKYWPDRDPIGKHIKPVFVKDWITIVGVAGDVAQNSLAAPSADWSDGAIYVPYGNSTLFTPRHGRQLPTAMTLVLRTAIDPSIIAGSLPSVVSSLNREAPVSEVQTFSTLVSSSVSGPRSTTALFASFALLALVLGSVGLYGVVSYSVASRASEIGLRMAMGARPIDIMSLVIEQGLRIALTGLSAGIVGGLAATKLMKSLLFDVSATDPLIFVAVSALLTAVTLAACYAPARRATRIDPMVALRCE